TCTGCAAGTTTATCGCCGACGGTCAAACGGTTGGTGTGACATGATTGTTTTATCTCCTCAGGGTGGGCGAGCTGGTCACCCACATTCGGATCCAGAACACAGGAGACTACTATGACCTGTATGGTGGGGAGAAGTTTGCCACTCTGTCAGAGCTGGTGGACTACTACACAGCAGAAAACGGAACCCTGCAGGACAGGGATGGCACCGTCATCGAGCTCAAATACCCCCTCAACTGCTCCGACCCCACCACAGAGAGGTCTGTGTACTCTTACTTAAACCCCTAGGTTCACTGTCTAACCCCCTGTAGGTTAATGTGGCCTACAATACTCTGAGTTGCCTCCACCTACACACTCAAATTAGTGTTTGGTTAGGTGGTTAAGTCAACTCTACTCTGCCATGATGAGAATTATTTCCTCTCACAGTTGTTTACGTATTTACTAAAAAGTGTCATTTGTAAGTttgtcatttaaacatttcccttgggggggaaaaaaaacgctCTTGAGTAATTTTTGATCTAATAGCATCAGAATGTGAgtcagtaaaaaacaaacacccacacaaacaaacacacagctctcGAGGCTTCGCTCTTAACATTTGCCTCATTTCTGCAGCTCGTGGGTTACATGTGATCACTGTGGACAATGAGTACATCTACTCAAGCACTTTACTGACGTGTAGCTGTATCTCTCTTGCCTATTTCTATCTTGAGAGACTCATCTCAGACAGAAATATTGAAGTAATTCAAGTTTTTTACGTACATTAAAGATCCCCTCCAGATATGCTTAAACATCTAAAATACCAATACAGATGCCAGTAGATACAGTAGAGtacttaaaataacattaaatacaaCACACTTGATGCGTGTGACTGTCTGTGAGGAAAACCACACAGTTATTTTCAGtcaagagtgttttttttaaatctgggtgtaaaaagaaaaaaaaatcaattgcaCGTAAGTTTCAGTACTACTTGGTATCTGCGTTATTTCGGTTGATGCCTTAAAGATATCAAGTACCGATACCCAGCTCTTCAATTTAAATGCTTTTTTCAGTGTCTTCACTTTTCACATTGCACATGTGTAATACACATATCTAATCATAATTAACTTTCAAGCTAAGTGATGATACCAGAAAATACAGCTGGTACGTGCACGTGTTAACCTCATATTTATATTAAGCAGGGGCAAACTTTACACCTCGAGCTGATGAGTGTGAAGACATCTTTCTGGTGTTGCATATACATCATCTTGCAGAGTGAAGGTCAAACAATACAGTGAAGTAACTATAaacaccttttttcttttacttttccacaacataaaacattaacGAGGTAACCTTTGCATGCTTAAAACTAGCAAATAATAAAGTTAGACTGACcaataaacagtaaaaagtgcaaataaaatacatgactATACCAAAAATAGGATTAACATTTACTTCCCATATTTCTGACTTAATATTAATTGAGATTCTCTCAATGATTATTAGTCCTTGTGATCAGTGATTCAAAAGAGACAATGTCCGTCACCGTTATTCAGCTAAATCAGGCGTAGTCTGACTCTTCTCACGGCGTAGAACAATCTTTAAAGTGACAACAAACCTGTTAATCTAAGTCCAGTGACCCGAGTGAGCTGTTTTGTCATAAACACAAATGAGGATATTCTGGAAGTGATTCATACAGCAGCTCGATTACAAAAATAAGACACGAAAAGGCATTTCCACATTACATTTAGtacattcatttttacactCGAAGCGCTTACATCAATGCTTTTCTCGTATCTCTCAGCTTTAGTTACTGTTTGCCGTGCAGATTATGATTTTACTACATTAGATAAACTCATAAAAATATCAGAAGGTCGGGAAGTTCTTCTATATCTCTCGGATGTGACCTTTACAGGAAGAATCGTGATATTTTTCGGCATTATAGAGACGTGTTCAACTTTGATGACAGCTATTATCTCTGTTTTCCTAAATATAGTTACTAGATAACtttacagatatttttcttACATCTGTGCGCAGAGCCCTCCACGTCAAAGATCGACAGCTgttgataaataataataataataagactgGCGTAATTTAAGACACAATTATAAAGCAATGTCTGTGCTATTTACTAATTTGCCTACGTACTACCTTTGACTTGCATCACATTGCTGCTGGAGGTGGTGTTTAATTGCTGATAGAGTTTTTCTGCCGGCTGGAAACATTGTGCAACTGTAGGCCGCTTAAAGTAGGTTAATGTCCAACTAGTAGTGATAAATAAACTCATACAGTTCCACTCCTTTTATGAGTCAAGGAGGACACTTTCTATCATGTTTGTGCTTCACCCTTTCTGGAAGCTCTTACCCTTTGCCCCCCCTTTtcgtccttctctctctgtcagttgtCTAACTTCCCTTTTGTTGCTGCGGTTGGAAACTTTAAGTTTTGACACTTTTGAAAGCAATGGCCAGACCCTACTTGTCTTCCTCTATTGCACACTCCATCATGTTCTTGCTCACACTgtcttcctcatctctctcttatTATCAGGGcatggttacacacacacaccttaactCTGTGTTAACATGTAGCTGGAGACTTATCTCTTCTCAGAAAACGGGATAAATATGATGAGGCTATTAAAGTGTTGTCTTAAACATGTCCACTTACTGTACAGTACTCCGCCAACTTCTGCAAAACTgcacagctgttttattttttgcactttttttgctGGAGGTTCTTTATGCAActatatatttagatatttttttaagcATCAGGTCAAGTCTAATTTCACTTTCTGTATAAACATAAACCGTGATTTGACTATATCACTGAGTATTTAAATAAAGGTGCTGAATAATTAAACTGATAATTAAAATCTTGTGCAATAGTGAGCAGACATAGTGTGTGGTGCCGTGAGGGGAGGTATGGGTTTATCTGTGGATGTTATCGGGAGGGGAGGGGCGGTGGGGGTTAGTCTATAAATACTTTGTCCGCTTCAGCCACGAAATCTGTCATCAGAAATTTTCCAACCGCAAAGCAGGAAGTTTAGAAGAAGAAATCGAGAACTGTGCCTAAAATTAAGTCACAACCCAAGACGACCGAGTGTGCATTCACTAATTCACACACTCTGCAAgcgcacacacatttacagagtATTGTTGTGGACAAAAATATGCCTTGTATGTAACAGCAACATCTGTATGTGCTGTTTATAACTACCCTCTATAATGCACATGATTCTATTGTGGCTTTCTATTCCTACTTACTGTGTAATGTGCACAACAGTCTAGTGTACCACATCAGTGAGTGTCTGACAACCACTTATCCTTGAATAGACTGACACTGCAGTGCTCTGCTCACGTACAGTAAATAggaggcagtaaaaaaaaaaaaagcagatgaagtatgtttttttgattgtgtgtttattttattcgCCACATACAAAGTGTCATCGTGACAAACATTAAGTACAAGACAGAAGCTGCTTgaggttatttttgtttttgcaggtCACAGCAGCGGACTGCTATCACAAACAAACCCCCAAATTTAGCTCAGTGCATGAATATTGTTAGAAATGTGTGTCACCGAAGCTGCATTATGAACCattagtgtctgtgtgtctcaggtggTTCCATGGTCATCTGTCTGGGCCGAATGCAGAGAAGCTGCTTGTGGCACGAGATGAGGCCAATACCTACCTGGTCAGAGAGTCTCTGTCCAAACCTGGAGACTTTGTCCTGTCGGTTCTAACGGATGAGAGGGGCAAATCTGGAGGGAAGAGGGTCTCCCACATTAAGATAATGTGTCAGGTGCGTgctgtgtcatgtgtgtttcagtgtgtgaccATGTGTGTCTGGGGTGTGCGAGATAAAGCACGCATTAACTAGAGGTTGTTTTTGATCATTCTTTTGAATAGTCAGAAATGGGCGTTCGGACAGATTATGTAGAAATAATGAGGGGCATTCCCCGAGTTATGTTGGGCTCTTTGAAAAAAGGTTGAAAGTCTCATTTCCTCTGTCTTATCTAATAAAATACTGTTGCTCATATTTAAACAACTGCGATAAATGTCGAGCACACTTTTACCTACCGTTCTTCTCAGCTACAAAGAACTGCTACTCACAGACTTGCATCCTGACATAGGTGTTTATACGCTCACTGCGAATGGCTGCAAATGATATTCACAGTGCAGCTACCGCCACTGATACCATTCAAACTCATTTTCATAGTCATCTGTCACCAACAAgacctttgtgttttatttttaagcagcagatgagctaaaaaaaacaaacaaaaaaaaacaaacactcatttAAATGGGAgtcattgtttttgtgcaaGAGATTAATGTGAGATTACTGGAAGGGGCACAAAGGTCTTTTCATGAGCACGTTGCAAAGATCAGGTGAGTTTCCTGACTGTACTCGGCTTTAAACCTCAGTCTATTAACCAGATCAATGTGAATACATCAGAATACATTGACCAGTCGAACTAGTCATTTAtgtaagtaaagtaaagtgTTGGAAAGTCTCCATTTTGATGAAAGGATATCTACAAattgcaaatatgcaaataaaacacaaacgtttgcaccctttaaaaaaaaaaaaaaaagtacagttgTCTTAATTTTGTGCATGATTGCTTCCCAGCTGGTCACAATTTGGCACAACCTCTCTGTACATATGTTTATCCagaacaatatgtttttttttttctctttgtgttcagAATGACCGGTACACAGTGGGAGGTTCAGAGAAGTTTGACACGCTGACAGACTTGGTGGAGTACTACAAACGCGAAGGCATTGAGGAGATCTCTGGGAACTGGGTGTATTTGAAACAGGTGAACTGGACTTTTTCTTTTAGctttcaaatgattaaaaacagaggtCATGTGAAGCTAAGTGAATGgaagaggacaaaaaaatgaTGCCTTCGGACAGCCCTCCTTTATGCATTTGGTAAAGTCTGAAGCtatgtcaaacaaacagcaatatTAACCTCCAGTCTCAGACTTTAAAAACCCATGATGTAGGTGAAGATGTAGATGTCGTTGGTTTTGTACATATTCAACAAAGTGAATCACAGTGAGCTGTGAAAACAGCTCGatgtgaattattttaaaacaggAGCACCACAGCCCACAGAGGAAATATTACTCACATCTTTGAGCTAATGTGgcctgactgatgatgatgatgacgatgagtATTGCGCTCATTCGCTCGCCTTTCATCTCTGTTATAAgatttttcctttctctgtctgtctgtctgtctgtctgtctgtctgtctgtctgtcctgacaGCCATATTACTCCACCAGAGTGAATGCAGCGGATATTGACAGCAGAGTGCAACTGCTGGATAAGACACAGGGGCAGCAGGATGGAGAGGCAGAGAACAGCAAGGCCGGCTTCTGGGAAGAGTTTGATGTAAGATTTGACGCAGCCACGGTTAAGATTATGTCTGTTTTAATACCAGGATGCTTTATCTGATGTCTAAGAACCACACGGTTGTCCTAAAGTGTGATCATCACATCTTACAAATTGACTAAAATGTCTGAAAGCCTTTAACATCTCATGATTTACTTCCTTCCTTTGGGCACAACTAGAGGTAGTATACTACCATCTTGTGGTGGTAAAATACACTAACTATATCCCAAAGCCATATTAACTAATACATAACATAATAacttgaattcattcattcagtcgcTAAATTAATTTGACTTAACATATAGTCAGTATGCATACTAAAAAACGCTTTTTCAGTGAAAGGAACTCACACTACTTCACAATTTAAATAAGTTGCAGGTGGTGATGACGAGcactgcaactaatgattatttccaAAATCGATTTATCAGATGATTCTTTTATCAAtggtttggtctataaaattcAGTATTGGAGGTAGTATTCAGATTTTTTACTTGCGTTCAAAATCTTtaaaactgcagctttaaactagtaccaaaagtaaaagtactcattatgtaGTATGGCATTTTAtataacaacataaaataaaataataataatgtatagtAGCTCATTTTTACAAGTATACACTGCTTAATccttaataataaatcataacatGTAACTACATGTGTGTTGTCAAATACATGTGCTGGAGTAGAAAATGCAATGCTCAGGTAAAGTACAAAACATGAGTAAATTTACTTATGTGACATtccatgactgataaaatggcagaaaaaaatccaatcacAGTTTCCCCAAAACCGAGTGTGACGTCTTGAATTTGCTCATTTTGTCCTGCTGTTGTCCAAATACCATATTcaggtaatgaaaacataggGAAATaggagaaaatgaacaaattgaCATGATTAGGAAGCTGAAAACTGAGCAAGAGTACATGTTTGTTACttcaaaaatatgtaaatgattaTTGAAATAGTtgccatttcattttctcttgatTAAATAATAGATTAATCGACTACTTGCCTCATCACTAGTCGGGACGCAGCTTCAGTAAAAccttgtttctctttgtgaacTTATagttacacaataaaaaaattcacagtttatatatatatactaacaGCAAATGTTCATAATTAGTATTTAACAAATACTGCATAATATTCGTATGTTGTATGTATTGGGTATCAGTCTGTCATCGCTCTCTCTTCCTTCAGACTCTTCAAAAAATGGAGGCAAAGTTcaagaagagcagagaggagggcCAGAGGCCTGAAAATAAGAGCAAAAACAGATACAAGAATATTCTTCCCTGTAAGCTTTAAATCTTCTCAGTATTATTATTCTCTGATTAACTAAATCTCATGAATAAATCCACATTTTGATAGTTCTGACATTAACTAAATGCTcttgttcttcctctctcccgTCGTCTTTTCACTCCGTCTTCTTGTTTTCACAAGTCAACGACACCAGGGTCATCCTGCAGGAGGCTGATCCTGCTGTTGTGGGTTCAGATTACATCAATGCCAACTATGTGAAAGTAAGTCACTGGACTcttatctttttctcttttttttaaatcattcattaatgttattCATCTTCAAGGCTACTGTTGTTTGGTTTTCGAAGTATTCAGTGGTGGTGTGTTTGTAGAACACCCTGCAGGAGACTGGAGATCAGAAAGTTTACATCGCCACTCAGGGGTGCTTAGCGACAACCGTCAACGATTTCTGGCAGATGGTATGGCAGGAGAACACAAGAGTCATCGTCATGACAACAAGAGAAGTCGAGAAAGGGCGGGTAGGTATCAAAACAACAATCATGAGAGCAGATTTGgactttaaaagtttttttttttccttttttaaatgactcaaaaactttcaaaataccaaaagtaaaaatgtctatatttttatattagtttattatgcattttttattgCAGACTACTGTAGTGTCCTGTGAGATGTCACTGCACTACCATTACACTCAGCATCAAAGCATCAAGACCCActtaaattttttaaaataagacaaGAGTTGATACTTGATGACGATTTCACTTGATGAAGATGGCAAAGTTGCTGTTACCTTACTTGTTGCAATGTTGAGTCATTTAAGAATATAACTGAAGttaataatctttaaaaaaatcctgaCTTCTGACTTTAATAGTTCACACAGCGTATGACTGTTGTAAAGTGGGAGGAGTtcataataattataaataacagttaaaatgtgtttctcatatgtggataaaatacagaaataaaaagtaaaaagtgcgctatgcaaacatacatagacacatacCAGCATGGATatgcataaaaacatataaacatacataatcACAGATTAAAGCatttaaccaaaacaaaataattggCAAACAGACAGTGTTTAGACAGAACTGAGTTTTAAAACAAACCATTGATTCAGCAGATCTGATCGAATGGGGAAGTCTAAAGTCCAAAGTTTAGGAGCTGCAACTGAACGAGCACAGTCACCTCTGTATCTacaatacagtatgtacagGGAACAGTTAAGAGGCTTAGAGGGCTGGAACAGGGAATCAAATGCTGGACACTATGCAATGTCTAGGCTATGCAAGGCCTTGTATGTGattaataacattttgaaaCTCATTCTGTTTAACTGGAAGCCAACAACAAGAGGTGAGGTCCGGAATGATGTGAGATCATCAGTATGAGAGTAAACACATTGTTGTGCCATTTTAGTTGAGATAATTATGTCTATAAGAACATATTAAAATATGCTAAATATCAttgatatgaaatataaaaataatacactTTAAAGTGCAAGTTGCTGCAATTCAGaggtcaaaaaaacaaaacattaaaaacacacaaaatactgtaaataatttCAGTTAACAGCCACACAGAGCTTCTTTTTACATGAGATGGACCCTGCAGATAAAGTTATAATTTACTtggtttattctttatttttgtgcagaataaatgtgtgcCATACTGGCCTGATCTCCAGAGCTCCAAGGAGGTGGGTCGATACGTGGTGACCTCTAAGTCAGAGAGGGAAGCTGCTGATTACAAAGTTCGAGTTTTGGAGATGTGTCCTGTGGACAAGGTAACCTCCAAACAGCAGCCTCTAACACTCACTCTGCTCTGACTATGCTATGCTGACATTATGGTTTGTATATTAATgtattcacatttgtttttcctttggCAGCCAAACCAGAGTCGTGCCATCTGGCACTACCAGTACATGAGCTGGCCTGACCATGGCGTCCCTCAGGAGCCAGGTGGTGTCCTCAGCTTCCTCACTCAAGTGAACGCTAAACAGAGAGAATATCCTGATGCTGGGCCCATGATCATCCACTGCAGGTACTCGACTGCTGGAGCACAAATGCCTCAATAAACACAGGCTAGAGACACAATGTAATGATTGTAGGATCCCAGAGCAGAACACACCAGTGACTGTAGATACTTTTGTGTGTCAGAATTGTGTCAGAGCTGATTAGTTGTGGCACCCCTGCATGAGCACACTCAAACTCTGAAGGAGTGATGCTCTAAAGAAAATTCCTTAGAGCATTGATTGCAACATTAGGGCAACaactaatttttttttgttgattattttgtcAACCACgttttaaaacactgattaatCAGTCAGTCTATGGAATGTCAAAAAtgtacttgtttttttcccctaatactactactactactactaaactccactaataataataataatgataataataatgataataataataactttactTATATAGCAAAACAGAGTTAACAAAAtgctttacagagcagctgACCCAAAAGAAGGCCACACAGGTAAgatcaaaagtaaaaacataaaacataacagaTTAAATGCAATAAAACCAATAATATTGcgtgtcgtttagctcagttggtagagcaactgctccatgtacgaaggctcagtccttgccgcagaGGCCCAGGGTATGAATCCAGCccgtggctctttcctgcatgtaaTTTACCatctcactcttcagctgtctctatcgaaAGTAAAGCTCGAAAAGGccaaataaaaaatctttaaaaacaaacaaacaattaaagcaaggttgaaaagataaaaagacaataaaaacaataaacgataaagagatgaaaggataaaaaagagatgagaataaaaattgctaaaatacatcaaataaaataagtaaataaaaagataaattgaTGTTTATGAACTCAAgaatattcaatttaaaataatataatataaaaaaagtaattgaATCCTCACTTTTTAGAGGCTGaaagcagcaaatgtttttctctctttttttcttgataaatgatctaaacaattaattgattttcAAATATTGCCATAGTCAAATGGTGGGTGACCGCACGTGTCAGGGGGATCGTAAATCCTTTAAACTTAAACGTGTGACATGCCGGAAGACATCTGTATTAGTGTGATGGTGTGAAAAACGTCACAGCATGAAGTTTACTGATCTCAGATTTCGTTAGGTGATAACAGCTGGAGGTTTAAGATTAAAATGATCATAGTTTCAGGATTTAGATTAGTTAGCTGAACAAAAGGCTTTGTGTCAACTGACAGTTTATCCTTTTGGTATTTTGCCCGTGTGACGTGAGGGTTACTGAGTATTTTTAATGCTATGCAAGCGAATTCACAAAGCCGCACAGAAGTGATTACATGACCCACACTTTCCTTCAATGCATCTGTTCTCAACACTTTTGACATGTGACCCCCCTTAAGCAGAGTGAGCTTCTTTTACATAGTTAATTTATttggaaagtttttttcttaaaaaccaaacaaacaaaacattcaagaacaaattgaaaaatgtgcattcatATCTCTGCATACAAAACGTAGATTCCTCTCCAATAAACTCACATTTTACTATTTTTTAGCCACGCTGGTGGCCATGGGTCGGTCTGTCCACCAAATATCTCAACagtttttatagatttaaatTTTTTAGCACCCAGGCGATGAACCCTAATgtctttggtgatcctctgatgTTTCCTCAAACGCCATTATAAGATTTACATTagtggttttgagtgaaatgttaaCGTCCTTTCGCACCACCATCTGATCAAAATTATAATTTCATCTTattctttggtttatgaccaaataccgCAATATAACGCATAGAATGACTATATATCTTATAGCTACATGCATTTCCATACTTCCATTACTGTGTTCAAGTTATTAATTATCTTGTATTTGATGTACAAAAAAATTATTCACACCAAGtacatattaaattaaattacacaaCTAATCATACTTTCTTTTAGCCAAGCTAATGAGAGCATGCAattcactactactactactactaagaAAGACAATAACAAATTTAAAAGCCTAAAATTAAttggttaaataataaaattaattaattaaattatatgGACATAATTACAAGGTTATTACCAACTCTGGTCAGTAGATGGTAATGTGGCTCCATGAATAAACATGGTATTAGCTTCCAAAATTGTATCTCAGCCTTTGTCCATGGTAGAATGACAGTTGGACGAAATATGGAGAAATGTAGATAGATATGCTATACAAAGAAATTGCATTATTATTGACTTGAACACTCATGGAACACACTAATTTTAGACTTAGTTTGAAAAACAGAGTCCTTTGTTCAGGGGTGTATGTTGGAATTCATGGCTCAGCATCTAGCACTTTTGTTATCTGTGATCAGAGGAACTGGGAGGAGAGTTTAGTCCATAGTGTGGAAAGTGTCCCAATGACATCTTTGTAGCTGGAGAGTGTTAGATCAGCATAGGGTTTGGAGAAAACAGGGAAGAGTGTTTACCTAAATTTGAAGAAATTCGTAGGGCCATAAAAGATCCTGATCTGTGGCCTTCAAAGTCGCTCACCTCCAGTTCTTAGTATCTTATCGCTGCAGATATAttatctttgtttcttttatggATTTCTGCAGTGCTGGAATTGGTCGAACAGGCACGATTGTGGTGATTGACATGATCCTCGAGACCATTGACATTATAGgtaaaacttttttgtttttaaagaaatcagTTCTTGGTGTGTTTTGAGTATAAAGCATCCAA
The nucleotide sequence above comes from Larimichthys crocea isolate SSNF chromosome XVI, L_crocea_2.0, whole genome shotgun sequence. Encoded proteins:
- the ptpn6 gene encoding tyrosine-protein phosphatase non-receptor type 6, translating into MVRWFHRDITGLDAEEILKNRGVHGSFLARPSKKNVGDFSLSVRVGELVTHIRIQNTGDYYDLYGGEKFATLSELVDYYTAENGTLQDRDGTVIELKYPLNCSDPTTERWFHGHLSGPNAEKLLVARDEANTYLVRESLSKPGDFVLSVLTDERGKSGGKRVSHIKIMCQNDRYTVGGSEKFDTLTDLVEYYKREGIEEISGNWVYLKQPYYSTRVNAADIDSRVQLLDKTQGQQDGEAENSKAGFWEEFDTLQKMEAKFKKSREEGQRPENKSKNRYKNILPFNDTRVILQEADPAVVGSDYINANYVKNTLQETGDQKVYIATQGCLATTVNDFWQMVWQENTRVIVMTTREVEKGRNKCVPYWPDLQSSKEVGRYVVTSKSEREAADYKVRVLEMCPVDKPNQSRAIWHYQYMSWPDHGVPQEPGGVLSFLTQVNAKQREYPDAGPMIIHCSAGIGRTGTIVVIDMILETIDIIGLDCDIDIPKYIQMVREQRSGMVQTEAQYKFIYLSVSQYIQTTKAKDCAYMETETEYGNLQLKHQPANRKVSKNKEDVYENLSKGKKDVKKQKSDKKSSSVRKK